One window from the genome of Oryctolagus cuniculus chromosome 1, mOryCun1.1, whole genome shotgun sequence encodes:
- the MMP1 gene encoding interstitial collagenase precursor: MPGLPLLLLLLWGVGSHGFPAASETQEQDVEMVQKYLENYYNLKDDWRKIPKQRGNGLAVEKLKQMQEFFGLKVTGKPDAETLKMMKQPRCGVPDVAQFVLTPGNPRWEQTHLTYRIENYTPDLSRADVDNAIEKAFQLWSNVTPLTFTKVSKGQADIMISFVRGDHRDNSPFDGPEGQLAHAFQPGLGIGGDVHFDEDDRWTKDFRNYNLYRVAAHELGHSLGLSHSTDIGALMYPNYMFSGDVQLAQDDIDGIQAIYGPSQNPSQPVGPQTPKVCDSKLTFDAITTIRGEIMFFKDRFYMRANPYYSEVELNFISVFWPHLPNGLQAAYEVAHRDEILFFKGNKYWTVQGQNELPGYPKDIHSSFGFPRSVNHIDAAVSEEDTGKTYFFVANKYWRYDEYKRSMDAGYPKMIEYDFPGIGNKVDAVFKKDGFFYFFHGTRQYKFDPKTKRILTLQKANSWFNCRKN; the protein is encoded by the exons ATGCCCGGCTTgcctctgctgctgctactgctctGGGGAGTGGGCTCCCATGGCTTCCCAGCAGCTTCAGAAACACAAGAGCAAGATGTGGAGATGGTCCAG AAATACCTGGAAAACTACTACAATCTGAAGGATGATTGGAGGAAAATTCCAAAGCAGAGAGGCaatggcctagcagttgagaagCTGAAGCAAATGCAGGAATTCTTTGGGCTGAAAGTGACTGGGAAGCCAGATGCTGAAACCCTGAAGATGATGAAGCAACCCAGGTGTGGAGTGCCTGATGTGGCTCAGTTCGTCCTCACTCCAGGGAACCCTCGTTGGGAACAAACACATCTGACTTACAG GATTGAAAATTACACACCAGACCTGTCAAGGGCAGATGTGGACAATGCCATTGAGAAAGCTTTTCAACTCTGGAGTAATGTCACACCCCTGACATTCACCAAAGTCTCCAAGGGTCAAGCAGACATCATGATATCCTTTGTCAGGGGAG ATCATCGTGACAATTCTCCCTTTGATGGACCTGAAGGACAGCTAGCTCATGCTTTTCAACCAGGCCTGGGCATTGGAGGGGATGTTCATTTTGATGAAGATGACAGGTGGACCAAAGATTTCAGAA ATTACAACCTGTATCGTGTTGCAGCTCATGAACTGGGCCATTCCCTTGGACTCTCCCATTCTACTGATATTGGGGCTTTGATGTACCCCAACTATATGTTCAGTGGTGATGTTCAGTTAGCTCAGGATGACATTGATGGCATCCAAGCCATATATG GACCTTCCCAAAATCCCAGTCAGCCAGTAGGCCCACAGACCCCAAAAGTGTGTGATAGTAAACTGACCTTTGATGCTATAACCACAATTCGGGGAGAAATAATGTTCTTTAAAGACAG gtTCTACATGCGGGCAAATCCCTACTACTCAGAAGTTGAGCTCAATTTCATCTCTGTTTTCTGGCCACATCTGCCTAATGGACTTCAAGCTGCTTATGAAGTTGCCCATAGAGatgaaattctgtttttcaaag GTAACAAGTACTGGACTGTGCAGGGGCAGAATGAGCTACCAGGATACCCCAAGGACATTCACAGCTCCTTTGGCTTCCCTAGAAGTGTGAATCATATTGACGCTGCTGTTTCTGAGGAGGATACTGGAAAAACATACTTCTTTGTTGCTAACAAGTACTGGAG GTATGATGAATATAAACGATCTATGGATGCAGGTTATCCCAAAATGATAGAATATGACTTCCCAGGAATTGGAAACAAGGTTGACGCTGTTTTCAAGAAAGATG gatttttctatttctttcatggaACAAGGCAATACAAATTTGATCCTAAAACGAAGAGAATTCTGACTCTCCAGAAAGCTAATAGCTGGTTCAACTGCAGGAAAAATTGA